One window of Methanospirillum lacunae genomic DNA carries:
- the acsC gene encoding acetyl-CoA decarbonylase/synthase complex subunit gamma, which yields MSEKKKGIREISPIDVYKLLPRTNCGECGVPNCMAFATKVVNGEAVAGGCPPIHDSQYKDSFIKLQELLAPPVKAITIGSDRKITVGGKHVLQRHEFTYQYPPPIAIDVSDDMDAAAINARVHKIAGFSYGYIGRTLTLDAIAVRSVTGDVDRFKAAVKVVVESSDLPLILCTHDPGVMKAGLDVAGNRHPLIYAATSKNWRAMADLAVSHGCPLVASAPGDLSLLRSLVKTLQACGITDIVLDPGTFGDEGLAGTVFSFTAIRKAACRDGDSLFGLPILGTPISVWTGQELSDEVNRWQEVYTASILMTRYADLLIMHSLDGWAVLPQLIWRFGLYTDPRKPVSVEPGLRIFGNPGPDAPVFITSNYALTFFTVESDIKAAKIDCYLIVTETGGLSVEAAVAGRYLNAEKIGDALRNSGVQEKVTHRYLILPGLAARLSGETEEASGWQILVGPRDSSGIGKMIREHWPPQEGN from the coding sequence ATGTCAGAAAAGAAGAAAGGGATACGAGAGATCAGCCCGATTGACGTGTACAAACTCCTTCCACGAACAAATTGTGGTGAGTGTGGTGTCCCAAACTGTATGGCATTTGCTACAAAGGTAGTCAATGGTGAAGCAGTGGCCGGGGGATGTCCTCCGATTCATGACAGTCAGTACAAAGACTCTTTTATAAAACTGCAGGAACTTCTTGCACCGCCAGTGAAGGCAATAACAATAGGGTCAGACAGAAAAATTACAGTCGGGGGAAAACACGTTCTCCAGCGTCATGAGTTTACGTACCAGTACCCACCACCTATTGCAATTGATGTATCTGACGACATGGACGCTGCTGCGATAAATGCACGTGTTCACAAGATAGCCGGATTTTCATACGGATATATTGGCAGGACACTTACTCTGGATGCAATCGCAGTAAGGTCAGTGACCGGTGACGTAGACCGATTTAAAGCAGCAGTGAAAGTGGTAGTTGAAAGCTCTGATCTCCCCCTTATCCTCTGTACCCATGATCCCGGAGTGATGAAGGCAGGACTTGATGTGGCTGGAAACAGACATCCCCTAATCTATGCTGCAACCTCTAAGAACTGGAGAGCAATGGCAGATCTCGCGGTAAGTCATGGATGCCCGCTGGTTGCCTCTGCCCCAGGAGATCTTTCACTCCTCCGATCTCTGGTCAAAACTCTCCAGGCATGTGGGATTACAGATATTGTGCTTGATCCCGGAACATTCGGAGATGAAGGACTTGCCGGAACTGTCTTCTCTTTCACTGCGATCAGGAAGGCAGCATGCAGGGATGGGGATTCACTCTTCGGTCTTCCAATTCTTGGAACACCCATTTCTGTCTGGACCGGGCAGGAACTGAGTGATGAGGTAAACCGGTGGCAAGAGGTATACACAGCTTCAATCCTGATGACCAGATATGCAGATCTGCTCATCATGCATAGTCTTGACGGATGGGCCGTGCTTCCTCAGCTCATCTGGAGATTTGGCCTCTATACTGATCCACGAAAGCCAGTATCTGTTGAACCGGGATTGAGGATATTTGGCAATCCAGGGCCTGATGCACCAGTGTTTATAACTTCAAACTATGCCCTGACCTTCTTTACTGTTGAATCAGATATCAAGGCTGCAAAGATTGACTGTTACCTCATTGTCACAGAAACCGGTGGTCTTTCTGTCGAAGCAGCGGTTGCAGGCCGGTATCTGAACGCTGAGAAGATTGGTGATGCACTACGAAATTCTGGCGTCCAAGAAAAGGTTACTCACCGATATCTCATCCTGCCCGGGCTCGCTGCACGACTTTCAGGAGAGACTGAAGAGGCGAGCGGTTGGCAGATCCTGGTCGGTCCCCGTGACTCTTCAGGAATTGGCAAGATGATCCGTGAACACTGGCCTCCTCAAGAAGGGAATTAA
- a CDS encoding ASKHA domain-containing protein, which yields MEKTVTILFNPMSRMVTVPAGKTVLDAIRGAGIQFEAICGGKAQCGKCRIIRIRGDCSEDKDICSQCLSPGERRHGYKLACLTKVWSDAEFTIPVESRIDQPQILLTSEVNEGEFKPAGRWFQVQVVKDGPSAILGPSIRLPGYTGVKPQISTEIITRILASSEPVSALITTTGGSPEVIEINNSESIPKAYGVAIDLGTTTVAALLVDLSTGKILARASALNKQITYGEELVTRIVIGRTPSGLASLRSAAIGSINEAIGRLISDAGIDQNAVVDCCIGGNTVMCWLFAGIDPSPLDYVDVEISTTPILMRVQESGLVIHKKGWIWCLPAVSRFVGGDAVGDLITAGIDQSEDLSLLIDLGTNGEIVLGNRDWLVSTSCASGPAFEGAGLRCGMRAMLGAIEHASIERETGEAVIRVIGDTLPKGICGSGIIDAAPAMAAAGILDFTGKFVEGAPGVRNTEDGPGYVLVPAEKSGTGRDIVITKQDMAYLMDTKAAVCGAISVLMMKYRIKITDIKHVYLAGAFGTYGSIEKLTEFGIIPEFPHAEYHRIGNGSLSGAYQSLISIDNRDRAISIAEKMGYIDLLVDTDFIDEYWAALRIPGKRELFPSFFRKNN from the coding sequence GTGGAAAAGACTGTAACGATCCTCTTCAACCCGATGAGCCGGATGGTAACCGTGCCTGCCGGAAAGACCGTGCTTGATGCCATCAGGGGGGCAGGGATCCAGTTTGAGGCTATCTGTGGTGGAAAAGCACAGTGTGGTAAATGCAGGATCATCCGAATCAGGGGGGACTGTTCAGAGGATAAGGATATCTGCTCGCAGTGCCTCAGTCCAGGAGAGAGAAGACACGGATATAAACTAGCCTGTCTGACAAAAGTCTGGTCAGATGCTGAGTTTACCATACCGGTAGAATCACGGATTGATCAACCGCAGATTCTGCTCACATCAGAAGTAAATGAAGGGGAGTTTAAGCCAGCTGGAAGATGGTTTCAGGTTCAGGTGGTAAAAGACGGACCATCTGCCATACTCGGACCATCGATTCGTCTGCCTGGGTATACAGGTGTTAAACCGCAGATCAGCACTGAAATTATCACCAGAATCCTGGCATCATCTGAGCCAGTATCGGCTCTTATCACGACTACCGGAGGGTCGCCCGAAGTTATTGAGATCAATAATTCAGAGAGTATTCCAAAAGCATATGGAGTTGCTATCGATCTCGGGACGACAACCGTCGCAGCCCTTCTCGTGGATCTCAGCACAGGAAAGATCCTGGCCCGGGCATCCGCATTAAACAAACAGATCACGTATGGGGAGGAACTCGTAACCCGGATTGTAATTGGTCGCACTCCTTCAGGTCTGGCATCTCTCAGGTCTGCAGCTATTGGTAGTATCAACGAAGCGATCGGCAGACTGATCTCTGATGCCGGGATCGATCAGAATGCAGTAGTTGACTGTTGTATCGGGGGAAATACCGTCATGTGCTGGCTTTTTGCTGGGATTGATCCAAGTCCTCTTGACTATGTTGATGTTGAAATTTCCACAACGCCAATCCTAATGCGAGTTCAGGAATCTGGTCTCGTGATTCATAAGAAAGGATGGATCTGGTGTTTGCCTGCAGTGAGCAGATTTGTCGGGGGAGATGCAGTGGGAGATCTGATCACTGCAGGGATCGATCAGTCAGAAGACCTCTCACTCCTCATCGATCTTGGAACAAATGGCGAGATCGTGCTTGGAAACCGGGACTGGCTTGTCTCAACATCATGTGCTTCAGGACCGGCATTTGAAGGTGCAGGGCTTCGATGCGGAATGAGGGCGATGCTCGGGGCAATAGAACATGCATCGATAGAACGTGAAACCGGTGAGGCAGTAATCAGGGTGATTGGTGACACACTGCCTAAAGGTATATGCGGATCAGGTATCATCGATGCAGCACCAGCCATGGCTGCTGCCGGGATTCTTGACTTTACCGGAAAGTTTGTTGAAGGTGCTCCAGGGGTAAGAAACACTGAAGATGGTCCCGGATATGTGCTTGTTCCTGCAGAGAAATCAGGAACCGGGCGAGATATCGTGATCACAAAGCAGGATATGGCATATCTTATGGATACAAAGGCTGCTGTCTGTGGAGCAATCAGCGTTCTAATGATGAAATACCGGATCAAGATCACAGATATCAAACACGTATATCTTGCCGGAGCCTTTGGTACATATGGTTCAATAGAAAAACTGACCGAATTTGGAATCATTCCAGAGTTTCCACATGCAGAGTATCACAGGATCGGTAACGGATCACTGTCTGGTGCTTATCAATCACTTATTTCAATAGATAACCGGGACCGGGCAATCAGTATTGCAGAAAAAATGGGATACATCGATCTTCTGGTTGACACGGATTTTATCGATGAATACTGGGCTGCACTCAGGATTCCGGGAAAAAGAGAATTATTTCCATCTTTTTTCAGAAAGAATAACTGA